Sequence from the Plasmodium berghei ANKA genome assembly, chromosome: 3 genome:
tATCGAAGTTGATGAAGAAACCCTGAAAATTGCCAAGGAatttcagaaaaaaaatgaagaagaaataaaatcaaaaaaattaaaaccCGAATCTATAAAATTAGATAACCCAAGttcaaatttaataaaaataaatgaagcATCATGTAGAGgaagaataaaaatatgtaatcTTTTAAATGTGCCAATAAGTGAAGtcgaatataataataaagataaaattgaaaaaaataaatatattgatcAATTAGTAGTTGTATGTGGATGGAGTAAAGCTGTTAGGAAGCAAGGAGGTGGAAGATTCTGTTTTGTAAACTTAAATGATGGATCATGtcatttaaatttacaaataGTTGTGaatcaaaatatagataactatgataaattattaaaatgtgGAATTGGATGTTGTTTTAGGTTTACTGGTACTTTAATTTTATCTCCGGTGCAAAatacagaaaaaaaaggattattaaatgaaaatgttgAATTAACATTAACAGATAATTCTATACATAgttttgaaatatatggAGAAAATTTAGATCCCCAAAAATATCCactttcaaaaaaaaatcatggAAAAGAATTTTTAAGAGAAGTAGCACATCTGCGACCTCGTAGTTATTTTATAAGTTCTGTAATGCGAATACGAAATGCTTTAATGCTATCTACACatctattttttcaaagtagaggatttatatgtattcaCACACCTTTGATAACTGCTTCTGATTGTGAAGGAGGTGGGGAAATGTTTACAGTAACAACCCTTTTTAATGAACATGGTGATATTAGTTCAATTcctaaaacaaaaaaaaaaataaacaataatGAAACAGGAAAAAGagaagataaaaatacaaatgaattagaaacaaataatacaaatcaATATATAGttgattttaaaaaagatttttttagtaaacAAGCATTCTTAACAGTAAGTGGGCAATTATCCCTTGAAAATTTATGTTCTTCTATGGGTGATGTATATACTTTTGGACCAACATTTAGAGCAGAAAATTC
This genomic interval carries:
- a CDS encoding asparagine--tRNA ligase, putative, which gives rise to MAIEVDEETLKIAKEFQKKNEEEIKSKKLKPESIKLDNPSSNLIKINEASCRGRIKICNLLNVPISEVEYNNKDKIEKNKYIDQLVVVCGWSKAVRKQGGGRFCFVNLNDGSCHLNLQIVVNQNIDNYDKLLKCGIGCCFRFTGTLILSPVQNTEKKGLLNENVELTLTDNSIHSFEIYGENLDPQKYPLSKKNHGKEFLREVAHLRPRSYFISSVMRIRNALMLSTHLFFQSRGFICIHTPLITASDCEGGGEMFTVTTLFNEHGDISSIPKTKKKINNNETGKREDKNTNELETNNTNQYIVDFKKDFFSKQAFLTVSGQLSLENLCSSMGDVYTFGPTFRAENSHTSRHLAEFWMIEPEMAFADIYDNMELAEAYIKYCIRYVLNNNFHDIYYFEENVEKGLIERLKNILNDDFAKITYTNAIELLTKYSNNFDIPVKWGMDLQSEHERFISEQIFKKPVIVYNYPKDLKAFYMKLNDDNKTVAAMDVLVPKIGEVIGGSQREDNLELLDKMIIEKKLNIESYWWYRQLRKYGTHPHSGFGLGFERLIMLVTGVDNIKDTIPFPRYHGHAEF